A genomic region of Bacteroides acidifaciens contains the following coding sequences:
- a CDS encoding TonB-dependent receptor, with protein sequence MKKVVWMAIALSGVGISVHAQTSVKDSMKVVNLQEVQVVSTRATAKTPVAFTNIGKAELKKVNFGQDIPYLLSMTPSTLTTSDAGAGIGYTTLRVRGTDGTRINITVNGIPMNDAESHNLFWVNMPDFSSSVKDMQVQRGAGTSTNGAGAFGASVNMQTEGASMKPYAEFNGSYGSFNTHKETVKVGTGLLNNHWTFDARLSNIGTDGYIDRASVDLNSYYLQGGYFAENTSVKLIAFAGKEKTYHAWGYATKKEMEDFGRRYNPCGEMYTDANGNKHFYDDQTDNYLQKNYQLLFNHTFSTAWNLNVALHYTKGDGYYEEYKDDRSLIEYGLKPFTIDGTEITKSDLVRQKKMDNKFGGGVFSLNYTVNRLNASLGGGLNQYRGNNFGRVPWVKNYVGTLSPDHEYYRNKSKKTDGNIYLKANYDLTRGLSAYADLQYRHIDYTIDGNNDKYDWSKNALRPLAVDKKFDFFNPKVGLNWNITSNHRVYASFSVAQKEPTRNNYTDSDPDSYPKAEKLLDYEAGYTFANQWLTTGANFYYMDYTDQLVLTGALNDIGEALTENVPDSYRMGVELMLGIKPCKWFQWDINATWSKNRIQDFVESLPGYHYNDDGSSTSLPTVQIKHKDTHIAFSPDFLFNNRFSFIYKGFEAALQSQFVSKQYMTNAEVEELTLDKYFVNNLNLAYSFRPKKVLKEVTVGFTVYNLFNEKYENNGWASSDYTDTVENRRNYAGYAAQAGTNVMGHVSIRF encoded by the coding sequence ATGAAAAAAGTTGTATGGATGGCCATCGCCTTATCGGGCGTAGGCATCTCTGTTCATGCACAGACGAGTGTAAAGGATAGTATGAAAGTAGTAAACCTACAAGAAGTGCAGGTAGTATCCACGCGTGCCACCGCCAAAACTCCCGTGGCATTCACCAATATAGGCAAAGCAGAATTGAAGAAGGTTAACTTCGGACAGGATATCCCTTATCTGTTAAGCATGACTCCTTCTACACTGACCACATCGGATGCAGGAGCAGGTATCGGCTACACGACTCTTCGTGTGCGCGGAACCGACGGTACACGTATCAACATCACGGTAAACGGCATACCGATGAACGATGCCGAAAGCCATAATCTGTTCTGGGTAAATATGCCCGACTTTTCTTCCTCCGTAAAAGATATGCAAGTGCAACGAGGCGCAGGTACGTCTACCAACGGGGCAGGTGCCTTCGGAGCCAGCGTTAATATGCAGACTGAAGGTGCATCCATGAAGCCGTATGCCGAATTCAACGGTTCATACGGTTCATTCAACACGCACAAGGAAACGGTGAAAGTAGGAACCGGTTTGCTCAATAACCATTGGACGTTTGACGCCCGTCTTTCCAATATCGGTACGGACGGATACATAGACCGCGCTTCGGTAGACCTGAATTCTTACTACCTGCAAGGAGGTTATTTTGCAGAAAACACATCTGTGAAACTGATTGCATTTGCTGGAAAAGAAAAGACATATCATGCCTGGGGATACGCAACCAAAAAGGAAATGGAGGATTTCGGCAGACGCTACAACCCCTGTGGCGAGATGTACACCGACGCCAACGGCAACAAGCATTTTTATGACGACCAAACGGATAATTATCTGCAAAAGAATTATCAGCTTCTCTTCAATCATACTTTCTCGACAGCCTGGAATCTGAATGTTGCCTTGCATTACACCAAAGGCGATGGCTATTACGAAGAGTACAAAGACGACAGATCCCTTATAGAATATGGCCTGAAACCATTCACTATTGATGGAACCGAAATAACCAAAAGCGATTTAGTCCGTCAGAAGAAGATGGACAACAAATTCGGTGGCGGCGTTTTTTCTCTCAATTATACGGTCAACAGGCTGAATGCGTCTCTAGGAGGTGGTTTGAATCAATACCGGGGCAATAACTTCGGAAGAGTTCCCTGGGTGAAGAATTATGTGGGCACTCTATCTCCCGACCATGAATATTACCGCAATAAATCCAAAAAGACCGATGGCAATATTTATCTGAAAGCAAACTACGATCTTACCAGAGGATTAAGCGCGTATGCCGATCTTCAGTATCGACACATCGACTATACCATCGACGGAAACAATGATAAATATGACTGGAGCAAAAATGCCCTGCGTCCACTGGCAGTAGACAAGAAGTTCGATTTCTTTAACCCGAAAGTCGGGTTAAACTGGAACATCACGTCCAACCATCGCGTTTATGCCTCTTTCTCGGTAGCCCAAAAAGAACCGACAAGAAACAATTATACGGATAGCGATCCGGATTCATACCCCAAAGCTGAAAAACTGCTCGACTATGAAGCAGGATATACTTTCGCCAACCAATGGCTGACGACAGGTGCAAACTTCTACTACATGGATTATACCGACCAACTGGTTCTGACCGGAGCTTTAAACGATATAGGTGAAGCACTGACCGAAAACGTGCCGGACAGTTATCGTATGGGAGTCGAGCTAATGCTGGGAATCAAACCGTGTAAATGGTTTCAATGGGACATCAACGCTACATGGAGCAAAAACCGCATCCAAGATTTTGTAGAAAGCCTGCCGGGCTACCACTATAATGACGACGGTAGTTCTACTTCCCTCCCGACTGTTCAGATCAAGCATAAAGACACTCACATCGCTTTCTCACCCGACTTTCTATTTAATAACCGCTTCTCATTTATTTATAAGGGATTCGAAGCAGCTTTGCAATCACAGTTCGTAAGCAAACAGTATATGACAAATGCGGAAGTAGAAGAATTGACTCTTGATAAATATTTTGTCAATAACCTCAATCTGG
- a CDS encoding mechanosensitive ion channel family protein, which yields MLLLQATQAADSVQVAADKLMKEAIANADGLDKLSLITQQLIDFAIRAGERILIAVIVFIVGRFLISMLNKFVGRLMDKRKVDVSIKTFVKSLVNITLTVLLIISVVGALGVETTSFAALLASAGVAVGMALSGNLQNFAGGLIVLLFKPYKVGDWIESQGVSGTVKEIQIFHTILTTADNKVIYVPNGAMSSGVVTNYSNQETRRVEWIVGVDYGEDYEKVQKIVYDILATDQRILKEPAPFVALHALDASSVNVVARVWVNSGDYWGVYFDINKAIYETFNEKGINFPFPQLTVHQGN from the coding sequence ATGCTATTATTACAAGCAACACAAGCTGCGGATTCTGTACAAGTGGCCGCAGATAAATTAATGAAAGAAGCGATTGCCAATGCTGACGGATTGGACAAACTCTCGCTGATTACCCAACAATTGATAGACTTTGCCATTCGTGCCGGAGAACGTATACTGATTGCGGTCATTGTTTTTATCGTCGGACGTTTCCTTATCTCTATGCTTAATAAGTTTGTCGGGCGTTTGATGGATAAAAGGAAAGTGGATGTAAGTATCAAGACTTTTGTAAAAAGCTTGGTGAATATTACGTTGACCGTACTGTTAATCATTTCTGTAGTAGGTGCTCTTGGCGTTGAAACCACGTCGTTTGCTGCTTTGTTGGCTTCTGCCGGTGTGGCTGTCGGTATGGCTTTATCCGGTAATTTGCAGAATTTTGCGGGAGGCTTGATTGTATTGTTGTTTAAGCCATATAAAGTGGGAGATTGGATAGAAAGCCAGGGAGTTTCCGGTACAGTGAAAGAAATACAGATTTTTCATACTATTTTGACTACTGCAGATAATAAAGTGATTTACGTGCCGAATGGTGCAATGAGTAGTGGAGTGGTAACCAACTATAGCAATCAGGAAACCCGTCGCGTGGAATGGATTGTTGGGGTAGATTATGGAGAAGATTATGAGAAAGTGCAGAAAATCGTTTATGATATTCTTGCTACTGACCAACGTATCCTGAAAGAACCGGCTCCCTTTGTGGCTCTTCACGCGCTGGACGCCAGCAGTGTGAATGTCGTAGCACGTGTATGGGTAAATAGCGGAGATTACTGGGGTGTTTATTTCGATATCAATAAAGCGATTTACGAAACCTTCAATGAAAAAGGTATCAACTTCCCTTTCCCGCAACTTACAGTACATCAGGGAAATTAA
- a CDS encoding DJ-1/PfpI family protein: MSNEILYILLPDYAAHEIVYLSQAIASDEFALKENPKYVNKAVAPTMEPVKSIGGFRTLPDYSFETMPDDYAALVLIGGFGWTTPVAELVVPIVQQAIEKGKIVGAICNGASFMAKHGFLNAVKHTGNGLEQLQLWGGHNYTHPDGYVHAQAICDKNIVTANGSATLEFAKELLLLLENETPERIEMYYQFNKQGFCLLSGKQ; this comes from the coding sequence ATGAGCAACGAAATTCTATATATCCTCCTGCCGGATTATGCGGCACACGAAATTGTATATCTTTCACAAGCCATAGCCTCTGATGAGTTCGCTCTGAAAGAGAATCCGAAATATGTCAATAAGGCTGTCGCTCCGACAATGGAGCCAGTAAAATCCATCGGTGGCTTCCGAACTTTACCTGATTATTCGTTTGAAACGATGCCCGATGATTATGCAGCGTTAGTGCTGATTGGCGGTTTTGGTTGGACTACTCCTGTTGCAGAGCTGGTTGTACCGATTGTTCAACAAGCCATTGAGAAAGGAAAGATTGTCGGTGCAATCTGTAATGGAGCTTCATTCATGGCAAAACACGGATTCCTCAATGCAGTCAAGCATACCGGCAATGGCTTGGAGCAGCTACAACTTTGGGGCGGTCACAACTATACTCATCCTGACGGATATGTCCATGCACAAGCGATCTGCGACAAAAACATTGTGACGGCAAACGGTTCGGCAACGCTTGAATTTGCCAAAGAACTGCTTCTGCTGCTTGAAAACGAAACGCCAGAACGCATCGAAATGTACTATCAGTTCAACAAGCAAGGCTTTTGCTTGCTTTCCGGTAAACAATGA